One genomic segment of Drosophila willistoni isolate 14030-0811.24 chromosome 2R unlocalized genomic scaffold, UCI_dwil_1.1 Seg200, whole genome shotgun sequence includes these proteins:
- the LOC6643464 gene encoding E3 ubiquitin-protein ligase KCMF1 — MPTTRMGHRNICCDGCQRHNFHGRRFKCLRCLDYDLCGDCYDQQIETQDHRADHPMQLIMANEDTQPDVMINGDLLELIHLPNCYTCPYCGVLGNTAKQLIEHVITTHRASNEYVVCPLCSGLPSIELVAIRNLGRHLVLNHIEHANILDPSTPPLRLAIARSSRRHHRQQEHHHQYQEQLEQPQPEPYPQPQPEPYPQPQRQQHEHDMDLLNMHNYSSRSGNRRRSSRHHSVIQQLHELSRHRPDLLPNMEMTEEEFMNTDFGAIAAALEARDYSIPRPVNRDEEPIIPAIPLPILETPTEVPCRPDADRYLLTQWINNEEERNQHSDEMKRQKQQHGLFAEHILLSMMGSDELKPFHTMASLYGEDPSKMTSFNTDKQDDSPSKAMSLMSLPWTRIWKVSKINQVREIEGVVIDESKVEKAKKYTHHDRYENKEEDID; from the coding sequence ATGCCAACGACAAGAATGGGTCATCGGAATATCTGTTGTGATGGCTGTCAAAGACATAACTTCCATGGGAGGCGCTTTAAGTGTTTGCGCTGTTTGGATTACGATCTCTGTGGAGATTGCTATGATCAGCAAATTGAGACGCAAGATCATAGAGCAGACCATCCGATGCAATTGATTATGGCGAATGAGGATACGCAGCCCGATGTGATGATCAATGGAGATTTGTTGGAGTTAATACATTTGCCAAATTGCTATACTTGTCCATATTGCGGTGTATTGGGCAACACGGCAAAGCAATTGATCGAGCACGTAATCACCACACATCGTGCATCCAACGAGTATGTGGTGTGCCCTTTATGTTCCGGTTTGCCATCGATCGAATTGGTGGCCATACGGAATCTAGGACGCCATCTTGTGCTGAATCACATAGAACATGCAAATATATTGGATCCAAGTACACCACCTTTGCGTTTGGCCATAGCAAGATCTTCGCGACGTCATCACAGGCAACAAGAACATCATCATCAGTATCAGGAGCAGCTGGAGCAGCCGCAGCCGGAGCCATACCCACAGCCGCAGCCGGAGCCATACCCACAGCCGCAGCGACAGCAACATGAACACGACATGGATCTCTTGAATATGCATAACTATAGCAGTCGCAGTGGCAACAGACGTCGCAGCAGTCGTCACCACAGTGTTATACAACAGCTTCACGAATTGAGCCGTCATCGTCCTGACTTACTTCCAAATATGGAAATGACTGAAGAGGAATTTATGAACACCGATTTTGGGGCAATAGCCGCCGCCCTAGAGGCCCGAGATTATAGTATTCCTCGACCAGTCAATCGCGATGAGGAACCAATAATTCCAGCAATTCCATTACCTATCTTAGAGACTCCAACTGAAGTACCATGTCGTCCTGATGCTGATCGCTATTTGCTAACCCAATGGATCAATAACGAAGAAGAACGTAATCAACACTCCGATGAAATGAAAagacaaaagcaacagcatGGTCTATTTGCCGAGCATATATTGCTCTCTATGATGGGATCTGATGAATTGAAGCCATTTCACACCATGGCGTCACTCTATGGGGAAGATCCCTCGAAAATGACGTCATTCAATACAGATAAACAGGATGATTCACCCTCTAAGGCAATGTCGTTGATGTCTTTGCCGTGGACCAGAATCTGGAAGGTTTccaaaatcaatcaagtccGAGAAATCGAAGGGGTCGTCATCGATGAGAGTAAAGTcgaaaaagcgaaaaaatataCTCACCATGATCGTTATGAGAATAAGGAGGAGGATATCGATTAA